The Miscanthus floridulus cultivar M001 chromosome 6, ASM1932011v1, whole genome shotgun sequence genomic interval TCATGATGGACATGGCCTTGGACGAGATGCCGATGTCCGGGTGCACCTGCTTGAGCACCTTGAAGATGTAGATCTTGTAGGTCTCCACGCTCTTCTTGGccttcttcttgcccttcttgCCCTCGCCGTCCTTGCCGGCGCTGGACTTGCCCGCGGGGAGGCGCTTCTCCGCCTTCGGCTTCTTCCCTGCCGGGGCCTTCTCCGCCTTCTCGGCCGCGGGCTCCTCCTCCGCCGGCTTCTTCGCAGCCGGCTTCTTCTCAGCCTTGGGCGCCATCGATGCTGCGGCTTGATTCGAGGTGGGGGCGGCTTCGAGTTTTGCTCGGTCGGGTTTGGGGGTGGGGGATTCGCTGTGTTGGCTTGTGATTGATGAGGAGAAAGAGGCGAGGGGTGTGATCAGTTTATAGACCACAAGGGACGGGCGCTGATTGGTCTAAAGCCAAGTGCCCCGGATCGATGACGTGGGGAGGTGGGAGCCATGGGTGCTCCATCAAGTGGACGGCTGTGATGGGTTTCGACGCGGATTGCTGACGTGTCTGCTGGTGGGTTTTCGGGGCTCGCAGGCCGGAGAGGTGGGGCAGACTTCTGGGCTTTTGAGCTtgggtagtgtttagttcccaaaattttttaagattctttgtcacatcaaatttttagatgcatatataaagtattaaatataaataaaaaataaaattaattatatagtttagacaaaattcacgagacgaatcttttaagtctaattagactatgattggacactaattatcaaataacaatgaAAATACTACAGTACCATTTCATCAAAAAAATTCACAAACTAAACAAGCCCTTGATTTCCATGCTAGCCTGTGCTATGGCCATCATTCGATCACAGGCCTTGTTTAAACTTCGGCGATCTTTGAACAAACGTACATCCATAATGTCTCTAGGTAGTGTAGATCACAATGCTTTTTATTCTTCACATTTATCTAAGTTCTTTTTGCCTTCTTGTCAAAAAATAATAGGTAAGGGATCACAAGCAAGTTGAGTTCAAATTCTCACTTGACATAAGGGTTTAAGGTTAAGGGAGCCTAATAAaaagagtggatgcacacttaATACTTTCTAAATACTAATGGAATCCTTAATCATTAattaaggccctgttcggctggctgaaaaAAAAATGATTGATGCTGACGCTGATGCTGAttagttgtgagagaaaaatattattatttcgctgaaacggtacGACTGATAAATTCAAGTGAGCAGGACTTCCCAACCGCTCTAATAAGCCAAAACACTCTCTAGGACCCCAAGAGTGGTTGCATGAGATGGTGGACTATACATTGGCTCGTTCGCTtgtctgaaatttggctgaaactggctggttttgtgagaaaaaatattgttTGACTGATTTTGATGAACAGTGAAATAAGTGGGCAACCAGCCGGCTGGTCTGGATTTATCTTATCCTATGTCGGAGAATTCTGGTAGCTTCCACCAGACACAACTCCAAACTAGTCATTATTGTATGAACAAACAACTCTGGTGCTGCAGCAGAGAATTACAATGACAGTTTCTGCGCTATCAAATACACCCTGTCTATAACTAACCTCCGGTGTAAGAGAGAGTTTCCTAAATCCCTTTCTAATCCTTGGTTTttagcaaaataaaaaaaaattatctcCAACAGCTCCTAATACATCCTTctaatcttttagaacttggAAAAAGTCACCATATTTCGCGTAAAATTACGCGCTTCCGAGTCGTGCGTATTTT includes:
- the LOC136458424 gene encoding histone H2B.1-like — translated: MAPKAEKKPAAKKPAEEEPAAEKAEKAPAGKKPKAEKRLPAGKSSAGKDGEGKKGKKKAKKSVETYKIYIFKVLKQVHPDIGISSKAMSIMNSFINDIFEKLAAEAAKLARYNKKPTITSREIQTSVRLVLPGELAKHAVSEGTKAVTKFTSS